The following proteins are co-located in the Megalobrama amblycephala isolate DHTTF-2021 linkage group LG12, ASM1881202v1, whole genome shotgun sequence genome:
- the nexn gene encoding nexilin isoform X2, whose amino-acid sequence MTEVMSMADVSTDMTHLNNTEDLNDIADANDTENTINDENHEEETHDTSSMTEEVEINSAAEEPKKTKLPEEEEPKQETKTTGRARKRERVPKTNEENDEEADASHDTDMTNISDVALKQEKLLKTSKPIQRSYVPKLGKEDVKNKFEAMQKAREERNQKRSEEEQKKRREQYVKEREYSRRKQMIKELLASSDEEEEVKPTKIEKSYVPKITGSVKGKFAEMEKQRQEEERKRTEEERKKRAAQEAIEKAKIQKELAKKAEEEGDDSFLVRVVPAKSQKHPGKIKINFEDMEKSREEELKKRTEEEKKKRYDENRRSFREAKRRSMVEQLDDVEPHPKEKEQMTPGKLRLTFEEQEKERQEQQRKQAEEEARRRLEEEKKAFEEAKLGMALDDEDTQDTQGEKEEFRPGKLRLSFEELERQRLEEEQKKAEEERKRRIEEERKAFAEARKSMVVNSDDDILLAMINSDGAKPGKLAISFEDLERQRREEEQKKKEEEAKQRLEEEKKLFAEARKNMVQDDDGTLVRTESQEAMHPGKLEINFEEMLKMKEEAEQKRKAEARRQKMEMEKKEFEQMRQEMGEDEINESSEVVSTEYEELTKLKRTGSIQAKSLKSKFEKIKQLTEEEIQKKIEEERARRKEIDEKIKEREAERCQEDEDEDKTTPTKAEDVPFRQKVDMRARFEQMAKAREEEQKRKIEEQKLQRMQFEQQEIDAALQKKREEEEEEEGSIINGSAAYEDEEDHARSGAPWFKKPLKNQSVVDAEPVRFTVKITGEPKPEVTWWFEGELLPDSEDYQYIERGDTYCLYLPETFPEDEGEYMCKAVNSRGTAASTCILTIETEDY is encoded by the exons ATGACTGAAGTGATGAGCATGGCGGATGTGTCAACAGACATGACACATTTAAACAACACAGAAGACTTGAACGATATTGCTGATGCTAATGATACAGAGAACACAATCAATGATGAAAACCATGAAGAGGAAACACATGACACGAGTAGCATGACTGAAGAGGTGGAAATTAACAGTGCTGCAGAAGAACCAAAGAAGACCAAGTTACCAGAGGAGGAAGAGCCCAAACAGGAGACAAAGACCACCGGCAGggcaagaaaaagagagagggtTCCAAAAACGAATGAGGAAAATGATGAAGAGGCTGATGCATCACATGATACAGATATGACAAATATATCAGATGTGGCCCTAAAACAAGAG AAACTGCTTAAAACATCTAAGCCTATACAGAGAAGTTATGTTCCCAAGTTGGGGAAAGAAGATGTGAAGAATAAGTTTGAGGCCATGCAGAAAGCTAGAGAAGAGAGAAACCAAAAGAGAAGTGAGGAAGAGCAAAAGAAACGCAGAGAGCAGTACGTTAAAGAGAGAGAGTACAGTCGCAGGAAGCAAATG ATAAAGGAACTCCTCGCCTCCAGCGATGAAGAGGAAGAGGTGAAGCCGACAAAGATAGAAAAATCATATGTTCCCAAGATTACAG GCAGCGTGAAGGGGAAGTTTGCAGAGATGGAGAAACAGAGGCAGGAGGAGGAGAGGAAAAGAACAGAAGAGGAGAGAAAGAAGCGAGCTGCACAGGAGGCCATAGAGAAGGCCAAGATTCAGAAAGAGCTGGCCAAGAAAGCTGAGGAG GAAGGTGATGACAGCTTTTTGGTACGAGTAGTGCCTGCAAAATCACAGAAACATCCAGGAAAGATCAAGATCAATTTTGAGGACATGGAGAAGAGCCGAGAAGAAGAACTAAAGAAGCGAACtgaggaggagaagaagaagagataCGATGAGAACCGGCGGTCCTTCCGAGAGGCCAAGCGTCGCTCCATGGTTGAACAG ttgGACGATGTAGAGCCTCATCCCAAAGAGAAGGAGCAGATGACCCCTGGTAAACTGCGTCTGACCTTTGAAGAACAGGAAAAAGAGCGACAGGAGCAGCAGAGAAAACAGGCAGAGGAGGAAGCCCGACGCAGACtggaggaagaaaaaaaagcttttgaAGAGGCCAAGCTGGGCATG GCCCTGGATGATGAGGACACTCAGGATACACAAGGAGAGAAGGAAGAATTTAGACCTGGTAAACTTAGACTCAGCTTTGAAGAGCTGGAAAGACAGAGGCTGGAAGAGGAACAAAAGAAAGCGGAGGAAGAAAGGAAAAGACGCATCGAAGAAGAGAGAAAAGCCTTTGCCGAGGCCAGAAAGAGCATG GTTGTAAATAGTGACGACGACATCCTTCTGGCCATGATAAACTCAGACGGGGCCAAACCCGGGAAGCTGGCCATCAGCTTTGAGGATCTGGAAAGACAGAGACGTGAAGAGGagcagaaaaagaaagaagaggaGGCCAAGCAACGCCTGGAAGAGGAGAAAAAACTTTTCGCAGAAGCTCGCAAGAACATG GTGCAAGATGATGATGGAACTCTGGTGCGGACAGAGTCACAGGAAGCAATGCACCCAGGGAAACTAGAAATCAACTTTGAGGAGATGCTGAAAATGAAAGAGGAGGCAGAGCAGAAGCGCAAGGCAGAGGCCAGACGCCAGAAAATGGAGATGGAGAAGAAAGAGTTTGAACAGATGCGACAAGAGATGGGCGAG GATGAGATCAATGAAAGCTCTGAGGTGGTGAGCACTGAGTATGAGGAGCTAACAAAGCTGAAGCGGACTGGCTCCATCCAGGCCAAAAGCCTAAAATCCAAGTTTGAGAAGATCAAGCAGCTCACAGAGGAAGAGATCCAGAAGAAGATCGAAGAGGAACGAGCAAGAAGGAAAGAAATTGACGAGAAAATCAAGGAGAGAGAGGCAGAGCGCTGTCAGGAG GATGAAGATGAGGACAAAACAACTCCAACTAAAGCAGAGGATGTTCCGTTCAGACAGAAAGTGGACATGAGAGCACGGTTCGAACAAATGGCGAAGGCCAGAGAAGAGGAGCAGAAGAGGAAGATCGAAGAGCAGAAATTACAGAGGATGCAATTTGAACAACAGGAGATTGATGCTGCTCTCCAAAAA AAAAgggaagaagaggaggaggaagagggtAGCATCATTAACGGCTCTGCCGCCTACGAGGATGAAGAGGACCATGCCAGGTCAGGCGCTCCATGGTTTAAAAAGCCCCTGAAAAACCAGTCGGTGGTTGACGCAGAGCCTGTGCGGTTCACAGTGAAGATCACGGGAGAACCCAAACCAGAAGTCACCTGGTGGTTTGAGGGTGAGCTGCTGCCAGACTCTGAAGACTATCAGTACATCGAGAGAGGCGATACCTACTGCCTGTACCTGCCGGAAACTTTCCCCGAGGACGAAGGAGAGTACATGTGCAAAGCCGTCAACAGCCGAGGCACTGCCGCCAGCACCTGCATTCTCACAATTGAAA CTGAGGATTACTGA
- the nexn gene encoding nexilin isoform X3 → MTEVMSMADVSTDMTHLNNTEDLNDIADANDTENTINDENHEEETHDTSSMTEEVEINSAAEEPKKTKLPEEEEPKQETKTTGRARKRERVPKTNEENDEEADASHDTDMTNISDVALKQEIKELLASSDEEEEVKPTKIEKSYVPKITGSVKGKFAEMEKQRQEEERKRTEEERKKRAAQEAIEKAKIQKELAKKAEEEGDDSFLVRVVPAKSQKHPGKIKINFEDMEKSREEELKKRTEEEKKKRYDENRRSFREAKRRSMVEQLDDVEPHPKEKEQMTPGKLRLTFEEQEKERQEQQRKQAEEEARRRLEEEKKAFEEAKLGMALDDEDTQDTQGEKEEFRPGKLRLSFEELERQRLEEEQKKAEEERKRRIEEERKAFAEARKSMVVNSDDDILLAMINSDGAKPGKLAISFEDLERQRREEEQKKKEEEAKQRLEEEKKLFAEARKNMSPGLDQDNLTGYGDKEVQDDDGTLVRTESQEAMHPGKLEINFEEMLKMKEEAEQKRKAEARRQKMEMEKKEFEQMRQEMGEDEINESSEVVSTEYEELTKLKRTGSIQAKSLKSKFEKIKQLTEEEIQKKIEEERARRKEIDEKIKEREAERCQEDEDEDKTTPTKAEDVPFRQKVDMRARFEQMAKAREEEQKRKIEEQKLQRMQFEQQEIDAALQKKREEEEEEEGSIINGSAAYEDEEDHARSGAPWFKKPLKNQSVVDAEPVRFTVKITGEPKPEVTWWFEGELLPDSEDYQYIERGDTYCLYLPETFPEDEGEYMCKAVNSRGTAASTCILTIETEDY, encoded by the exons ATGACTGAAGTGATGAGCATGGCGGATGTGTCAACAGACATGACACATTTAAACAACACAGAAGACTTGAACGATATTGCTGATGCTAATGATACAGAGAACACAATCAATGATGAAAACCATGAAGAGGAAACACATGACACGAGTAGCATGACTGAAGAGGTGGAAATTAACAGTGCTGCAGAAGAACCAAAGAAGACCAAGTTACCAGAGGAGGAAGAGCCCAAACAGGAGACAAAGACCACCGGCAGggcaagaaaaagagagagggtTCCAAAAACGAATGAGGAAAATGATGAAGAGGCTGATGCATCACATGATACAGATATGACAAATATATCAGATGTGGCCCTAAAACAAGAG ATAAAGGAACTCCTCGCCTCCAGCGATGAAGAGGAAGAGGTGAAGCCGACAAAGATAGAAAAATCATATGTTCCCAAGATTACAG GCAGCGTGAAGGGGAAGTTTGCAGAGATGGAGAAACAGAGGCAGGAGGAGGAGAGGAAAAGAACAGAAGAGGAGAGAAAGAAGCGAGCTGCACAGGAGGCCATAGAGAAGGCCAAGATTCAGAAAGAGCTGGCCAAGAAAGCTGAGGAG GAAGGTGATGACAGCTTTTTGGTACGAGTAGTGCCTGCAAAATCACAGAAACATCCAGGAAAGATCAAGATCAATTTTGAGGACATGGAGAAGAGCCGAGAAGAAGAACTAAAGAAGCGAACtgaggaggagaagaagaagagataCGATGAGAACCGGCGGTCCTTCCGAGAGGCCAAGCGTCGCTCCATGGTTGAACAG ttgGACGATGTAGAGCCTCATCCCAAAGAGAAGGAGCAGATGACCCCTGGTAAACTGCGTCTGACCTTTGAAGAACAGGAAAAAGAGCGACAGGAGCAGCAGAGAAAACAGGCAGAGGAGGAAGCCCGACGCAGACtggaggaagaaaaaaaagcttttgaAGAGGCCAAGCTGGGCATG GCCCTGGATGATGAGGACACTCAGGATACACAAGGAGAGAAGGAAGAATTTAGACCTGGTAAACTTAGACTCAGCTTTGAAGAGCTGGAAAGACAGAGGCTGGAAGAGGAACAAAAGAAAGCGGAGGAAGAAAGGAAAAGACGCATCGAAGAAGAGAGAAAAGCCTTTGCCGAGGCCAGAAAGAGCATG GTTGTAAATAGTGACGACGACATCCTTCTGGCCATGATAAACTCAGACGGGGCCAAACCCGGGAAGCTGGCCATCAGCTTTGAGGATCTGGAAAGACAGAGACGTGAAGAGGagcagaaaaagaaagaagaggaGGCCAAGCAACGCCTGGAAGAGGAGAAAAAACTTTTCGCAGAAGCTCGCAAGAACATG AGCCCTGGACTGGATCAGGATAATTTGACTGGATATGGAGATAAAGAA GTGCAAGATGATGATGGAACTCTGGTGCGGACAGAGTCACAGGAAGCAATGCACCCAGGGAAACTAGAAATCAACTTTGAGGAGATGCTGAAAATGAAAGAGGAGGCAGAGCAGAAGCGCAAGGCAGAGGCCAGACGCCAGAAAATGGAGATGGAGAAGAAAGAGTTTGAACAGATGCGACAAGAGATGGGCGAG GATGAGATCAATGAAAGCTCTGAGGTGGTGAGCACTGAGTATGAGGAGCTAACAAAGCTGAAGCGGACTGGCTCCATCCAGGCCAAAAGCCTAAAATCCAAGTTTGAGAAGATCAAGCAGCTCACAGAGGAAGAGATCCAGAAGAAGATCGAAGAGGAACGAGCAAGAAGGAAAGAAATTGACGAGAAAATCAAGGAGAGAGAGGCAGAGCGCTGTCAGGAG GATGAAGATGAGGACAAAACAACTCCAACTAAAGCAGAGGATGTTCCGTTCAGACAGAAAGTGGACATGAGAGCACGGTTCGAACAAATGGCGAAGGCCAGAGAAGAGGAGCAGAAGAGGAAGATCGAAGAGCAGAAATTACAGAGGATGCAATTTGAACAACAGGAGATTGATGCTGCTCTCCAAAAA AAAAgggaagaagaggaggaggaagagggtAGCATCATTAACGGCTCTGCCGCCTACGAGGATGAAGAGGACCATGCCAGGTCAGGCGCTCCATGGTTTAAAAAGCCCCTGAAAAACCAGTCGGTGGTTGACGCAGAGCCTGTGCGGTTCACAGTGAAGATCACGGGAGAACCCAAACCAGAAGTCACCTGGTGGTTTGAGGGTGAGCTGCTGCCAGACTCTGAAGACTATCAGTACATCGAGAGAGGCGATACCTACTGCCTGTACCTGCCGGAAACTTTCCCCGAGGACGAAGGAGAGTACATGTGCAAAGCCGTCAACAGCCGAGGCACTGCCGCCAGCACCTGCATTCTCACAATTGAAA CTGAGGATTACTGA
- the nexn gene encoding nexilin isoform X1 codes for MTEVMSMADVSTDMTHLNNTEDLNDIADANDTENTINDENHEEETHDTSSMTEEVEINSAAEEPKKTKLPEEEEPKQETKTTGRARKRERVPKTNEENDEEADASHDTDMTNISDVALKQEKLLKTSKPIQRSYVPKLGKEDVKNKFEAMQKAREERNQKRSEEEQKKRREQYVKEREYSRRKQMIKELLASSDEEEEVKPTKIEKSYVPKITGSVKGKFAEMEKQRQEEERKRTEEERKKRAAQEAIEKAKIQKELAKKAEEEGDDSFLVRVVPAKSQKHPGKIKINFEDMEKSREEELKKRTEEEKKKRYDENRRSFREAKRRSMVEQLDDVEPHPKEKEQMTPGKLRLTFEEQEKERQEQQRKQAEEEARRRLEEEKKAFEEAKLGMALDDEDTQDTQGEKEEFRPGKLRLSFEELERQRLEEEQKKAEEERKRRIEEERKAFAEARKSMVVNSDDDILLAMINSDGAKPGKLAISFEDLERQRREEEQKKKEEEAKQRLEEEKKLFAEARKNMSPGLDQDNLTGYGDKEVQDDDGTLVRTESQEAMHPGKLEINFEEMLKMKEEAEQKRKAEARRQKMEMEKKEFEQMRQEMGEDEINESSEVVSTEYEELTKLKRTGSIQAKSLKSKFEKIKQLTEEEIQKKIEEERARRKEIDEKIKEREAERCQEDEDEDKTTPTKAEDVPFRQKVDMRARFEQMAKAREEEQKRKIEEQKLQRMQFEQQEIDAALQKKREEEEEEEGSIINGSAAYEDEEDHARSGAPWFKKPLKNQSVVDAEPVRFTVKITGEPKPEVTWWFEGELLPDSEDYQYIERGDTYCLYLPETFPEDEGEYMCKAVNSRGTAASTCILTIETEDY; via the exons ATGACTGAAGTGATGAGCATGGCGGATGTGTCAACAGACATGACACATTTAAACAACACAGAAGACTTGAACGATATTGCTGATGCTAATGATACAGAGAACACAATCAATGATGAAAACCATGAAGAGGAAACACATGACACGAGTAGCATGACTGAAGAGGTGGAAATTAACAGTGCTGCAGAAGAACCAAAGAAGACCAAGTTACCAGAGGAGGAAGAGCCCAAACAGGAGACAAAGACCACCGGCAGggcaagaaaaagagagagggtTCCAAAAACGAATGAGGAAAATGATGAAGAGGCTGATGCATCACATGATACAGATATGACAAATATATCAGATGTGGCCCTAAAACAAGAG AAACTGCTTAAAACATCTAAGCCTATACAGAGAAGTTATGTTCCCAAGTTGGGGAAAGAAGATGTGAAGAATAAGTTTGAGGCCATGCAGAAAGCTAGAGAAGAGAGAAACCAAAAGAGAAGTGAGGAAGAGCAAAAGAAACGCAGAGAGCAGTACGTTAAAGAGAGAGAGTACAGTCGCAGGAAGCAAATG ATAAAGGAACTCCTCGCCTCCAGCGATGAAGAGGAAGAGGTGAAGCCGACAAAGATAGAAAAATCATATGTTCCCAAGATTACAG GCAGCGTGAAGGGGAAGTTTGCAGAGATGGAGAAACAGAGGCAGGAGGAGGAGAGGAAAAGAACAGAAGAGGAGAGAAAGAAGCGAGCTGCACAGGAGGCCATAGAGAAGGCCAAGATTCAGAAAGAGCTGGCCAAGAAAGCTGAGGAG GAAGGTGATGACAGCTTTTTGGTACGAGTAGTGCCTGCAAAATCACAGAAACATCCAGGAAAGATCAAGATCAATTTTGAGGACATGGAGAAGAGCCGAGAAGAAGAACTAAAGAAGCGAACtgaggaggagaagaagaagagataCGATGAGAACCGGCGGTCCTTCCGAGAGGCCAAGCGTCGCTCCATGGTTGAACAG ttgGACGATGTAGAGCCTCATCCCAAAGAGAAGGAGCAGATGACCCCTGGTAAACTGCGTCTGACCTTTGAAGAACAGGAAAAAGAGCGACAGGAGCAGCAGAGAAAACAGGCAGAGGAGGAAGCCCGACGCAGACtggaggaagaaaaaaaagcttttgaAGAGGCCAAGCTGGGCATG GCCCTGGATGATGAGGACACTCAGGATACACAAGGAGAGAAGGAAGAATTTAGACCTGGTAAACTTAGACTCAGCTTTGAAGAGCTGGAAAGACAGAGGCTGGAAGAGGAACAAAAGAAAGCGGAGGAAGAAAGGAAAAGACGCATCGAAGAAGAGAGAAAAGCCTTTGCCGAGGCCAGAAAGAGCATG GTTGTAAATAGTGACGACGACATCCTTCTGGCCATGATAAACTCAGACGGGGCCAAACCCGGGAAGCTGGCCATCAGCTTTGAGGATCTGGAAAGACAGAGACGTGAAGAGGagcagaaaaagaaagaagaggaGGCCAAGCAACGCCTGGAAGAGGAGAAAAAACTTTTCGCAGAAGCTCGCAAGAACATG AGCCCTGGACTGGATCAGGATAATTTGACTGGATATGGAGATAAAGAA GTGCAAGATGATGATGGAACTCTGGTGCGGACAGAGTCACAGGAAGCAATGCACCCAGGGAAACTAGAAATCAACTTTGAGGAGATGCTGAAAATGAAAGAGGAGGCAGAGCAGAAGCGCAAGGCAGAGGCCAGACGCCAGAAAATGGAGATGGAGAAGAAAGAGTTTGAACAGATGCGACAAGAGATGGGCGAG GATGAGATCAATGAAAGCTCTGAGGTGGTGAGCACTGAGTATGAGGAGCTAACAAAGCTGAAGCGGACTGGCTCCATCCAGGCCAAAAGCCTAAAATCCAAGTTTGAGAAGATCAAGCAGCTCACAGAGGAAGAGATCCAGAAGAAGATCGAAGAGGAACGAGCAAGAAGGAAAGAAATTGACGAGAAAATCAAGGAGAGAGAGGCAGAGCGCTGTCAGGAG GATGAAGATGAGGACAAAACAACTCCAACTAAAGCAGAGGATGTTCCGTTCAGACAGAAAGTGGACATGAGAGCACGGTTCGAACAAATGGCGAAGGCCAGAGAAGAGGAGCAGAAGAGGAAGATCGAAGAGCAGAAATTACAGAGGATGCAATTTGAACAACAGGAGATTGATGCTGCTCTCCAAAAA AAAAgggaagaagaggaggaggaagagggtAGCATCATTAACGGCTCTGCCGCCTACGAGGATGAAGAGGACCATGCCAGGTCAGGCGCTCCATGGTTTAAAAAGCCCCTGAAAAACCAGTCGGTGGTTGACGCAGAGCCTGTGCGGTTCACAGTGAAGATCACGGGAGAACCCAAACCAGAAGTCACCTGGTGGTTTGAGGGTGAGCTGCTGCCAGACTCTGAAGACTATCAGTACATCGAGAGAGGCGATACCTACTGCCTGTACCTGCCGGAAACTTTCCCCGAGGACGAAGGAGAGTACATGTGCAAAGCCGTCAACAGCCGAGGCACTGCCGCCAGCACCTGCATTCTCACAATTGAAA CTGAGGATTACTGA